The Cucumis melo cultivar AY chromosome 9, USDA_Cmelo_AY_1.0, whole genome shotgun sequence genome includes the window acttcttcatCCGCAACAGCAAGAAAACCAAGAGCTTCTCCTGCAACCACAACCTTTACCTCGGCACCTACCTATTTATTTGAGTGACTCTGGGCTTCCGGAAAGACTAGGGTCAACCGCTTCTCCCTCCTCAACGGATGAAGCCGACCCAATGAATGAAAGTCGATCTATTAGTTTGCTCCTCTCCTATTAAGTTCAGTTCAGCCTCCTCTGTACGCGGCTTAGTTAGCCTTTACCAGACAGTATTCCAAAGGTTGTTATTCCAATGATTATGTTCTAAATTTCTTTGACCCTTCTActtccatctttgacttagtggaaAGCTAATATGAAAACTCCTCCAGATGGGTCATCCAGACCTCTTTGATCCTAACGAAGCAGTCTCTTCtgaactttttcttttgaaggAGTTCATTTGAAGATTCCAAAGAATTTAGAACTTTCTACTAATCCTAATATCTCGATCAATATTCATGGAATTTCTTTAGTTGTCAATAAGTCAAATGTGATGTGGGGATTTAAAACTTTGAGAGAAAAAGGGTGAtcaaatgatttaaaaattaaacaagcaaaaataaaaatatgttgTGATAACTAGAGCACAATCTATCTAACTAAGAATCATCAGTTTCACAACATAATAAAATACATAGATATTAGGTATCACTTCAttagagaagaaattgagaTAATAGAAATCGAAGTTGTCAAGATCCATACCTCGGGCAATGCTTCAACATGCTAACCAAGTTGTTagagaaaacaaaattcatGCCTTGATGTAATCGAATTTGAACTGCTTGGCAAATAGACCAAAGTAGCGATTTCCATGTTACTTGCAAAGGTGGAGGacgaaaagaaataaaaacaaaatacctATTTTCTGATGTAACCATCAGGCTTGTTGTCGAAAcatatcctttaaatttctaCATACAAAAGAAGTCAGGAGTGAGGTTGAGagatttattttgtaaaattcaTCACAAATTGAAAAGCAACAAAGAAGATAATCCTAGCTAGACCAATTAACCTCTAtagttctttcttctttcccaaACCTTTCTTCTTATCATCTTCTTCTACTTATTAATCATTCTACCTTCAAAAAAAACTGAGAAAACAGAAACCTATGTTGTCAAGATCCATACCTCTAGCAATGCTTCGACATGCTAACCAAGTtggttagacaaaaagaaatcaaaacaaaatacaTATTTTCTGATGTGACCATTAGGCTCGTTGTTGAAGCACATCCTTTAAATTTCTATATGCAAAAGAAGTCATAAATGAAGTTGAGAGAGTTCATTTAGTAAAATTCTTCACACAGATTGAAAAGCAATAAAGAAGATAAACATAACAGAACCAATTAACATTtgtgttctttcttctttcactaacctttctcttcatcttcttctacttGTTGATTGTTCTACCTTCAGAAATCTTCTATTTCTTCTCTTGTGTACAATTGAAACAAAAGAGGAAAACTTTTTAGAGATCTGAGATTTGCATGACTGTAAGGTGGAGAGTGACTTAAGTTAGTCATTTGCATTTCAAGATAGAGCACCTGTGTAGTAATTAGAAAATTAACGTAGAAGAATCTCTTAATTATACAAAAAGATTTCACTTTAGGTTTCAGATCCAATTGGAATAATAATTGATAATCAACCAAGAAACAATCAACAATGGCATGAAAACAAGCAAAAAAACCTATTAAGAAAGCAAAAATTACCTCAGAGTATCTTAGAATTTTCATCGAAAATTAAAGAACCTATAAGATTACCACAAATGATTGGGAACAGAGAAAAAGACCTTTATATAGATTCAGATTCTTCaaagaaagaggaattaattcctaaatcCTCATCCCAACGTTTCTCCAAGATTTCAGACCCTAACATTGTTTCACTCATTCAACATTACAAAAACATGAAGTAAGAACATTTTCAAGAGTCAAAATAAGAATTTgactcaaataaaaaagaaatgcaaTTTCATAACAATTTAAAGGGAAAACAGACATTTATTTCCATATACAATCTCAAACTCAGCAAACTTTAATTTTCTATAAGAACATTCCACTAGAATTGcatgcattctacttgacctaaccgacTAAACTCTAAGGGCAAGGCAGAATcagttttggttaggccaaaagtgaaaaGTCCTAATCAGTTGAACTCTAAGGGCAAGACAGGTCTGGTTTTGATTAGGCCAAcggtgaagagttccccacacaagttctgatactgagggagcccaacgcattctacttgacctaaccggctgaactctaaggaCGAGGCGGGTTTGGTTTTAGTTAggtcaaaagtgaagagttccccacacaagttctgatactgagggagcccaacgcattctactcgacctaaccggctgaactctaagggcgaggcaggctggttttggttaggccaaaagtgaagagttccccacacaaactctgatactgagggagcccaacgcattctacttgacctaaccggctgaactctaaaAGCGAGGCGGGTCTGGTTTTAGTTAggtcaaaagtgaagagttccccacacaagttctgatactgagggagctcaacgcattctacttgacctaaccggctcaACTCTAAGGGCAAGGGGGcgaggcaggtctggttttgattaggccaaaagtgaagagttccccacacaagctctgatactgagggagcccaacgcattctacttgacctaaccggctgaactgtAAGGGCAAGGTGGGTCTGGTTTtagttaggccaaaagtgaagagttccccacacaagttctgatactgagggagcccaacgcattctacttgacctaaccggctgaactctaaggaCGAGGCGGGTTTGGTTTTAGTTAggtcaaaagtgaagagttccccacacaagttctgatactgagggagcccaacgcattctactcgacctaaccggctgaactctaagggcgaGGTAGggctggttttggttaggccaaaagtgaagagttccccacacaagctctgatactgagggagcccaacgcattctacttgacctaaccggctgaactctaaaAGCGAGGCGGGTCTGGTTTTAGTTAggtcaaaagtgaagagttccccacacaagttctgatactgagggagctcaacgcattctacttgacctaaccggctcaACTCTAAGGGCGAGGGGGcgaggcaggtctggttttgattaggccaaaagtgaagagttccccacacaagctctgatactgagggagcccaacgcattctacttgacctaaccggctgaactgtAAGGGCAAGGTGGGTCTGGTTTtagttaggccaaaagtgaagagttccccacacaagttctgatactgagggagcccaacgcattctacttgacctaaccggctcaACTCTAAAGGCGAGGCGGGTTTGGTTTTAGTTAggtcaaaagtgaagagttccccacacaagttctgatactgagggagcccaacgcattctactcgacctaaccagctgaactctaagggcgaGGCGGGTCTGGTTTTGGtcaggccaaaagtgaagagttccccacacaagctctgatactgagggagcccaacgcattctacttgacctaaccggctgaactctaaaAGCGAGGCGGGTCTGGTTTTAGTTAggtcaaaagtgaagagttccccacacaagttctgatactgagggagctcaacgcattctacttgacctaaccggctcaACTCTAAGGGCGAGGGGGcgaggcaggtctggttttgattaggccaaaagtgaagagttccccacacaagctctgatactgagggagcccaacgcattctacttgacctaaccggctgaactgtAAGGGCAAGGTGGGTCTGGTTTtagttaggccaaaagtgaagagttccccacacaagttctgatactgagggagcccaacgcattctacttgacctaaccggctgaactgtAAGGGCAAGGTGGGTCTGGTTTTAGTTAggtcaaaagtgaagagttccccacacaagttctgatactgagggagctcaacgcattctacttgacctaaccggctcaACTTTAAGGGCGAGGGGGcgaggcaggtctggttttgattaggccaaaagtgaagagttccccacacaagctctgatactgagggagcccaacgcattctacttgacctaaccggctgaactgtAAGGGCAAGGTGGGTCTGGTTTtagttaggccaaaagtgaagagttccccacacaagctctgatactgagggagcccaacgcattctacttgacctaaccgacagaactctaagggcgaggcaggtctggttttcgttaggccaagagtgaagagttccccacacaagttctgatactgagggagcccaacgcattctacttgacctaaccggctgaactctaagaGCGAGGCAAGTCtagttttggttaggccaaaagtgaagagttccccacacaagttctgatactgagggagctcaacgcattctacttgacctaactggctaaactcgaagggctaggcaagtctggttttggttaggtcATGTTTTCAGTAACACATTATTAAGCATATTCAGTAATCACAATATTCAGAAAATGGATAACATGTCTTCTACTCATTTCTAAGTTATCAAAGTATGTAGTTTAaacatatttaagatattcaaataacaaacacaatcacaaacccgAGCTTCATGCTCAAAGGTTAGGCAGACATGATTTTCTAAGCTAAAAAACAAAGTAGGCATGGTATTTATTCTAAGAAtaaagaattttaaaatttgggcATTTTTGCCAAAATGAAATTTTCCATACGACATGGAACATGCAAGGCTATAACTCCACCCCCCACTTAGAATTTTGCTTTGTCTTCAAAGAATTTTAACCAAGATTCtaaagatggaaaaaaaaaagaacagaaaacCTTCCCTTGCTTGCAAAGGTTCCATGTTTGGTTATACGTCATTCCCCTTTATTCCTACgtaaagaaaacaagaatttctatcaaattttattaaagaggttaaactaaaaattttaaaaaaatatatatacataatttaaaagaaagtCGTAAAATTTTGCACTGTTTAAGATCGATCATGCGACCGTACTTTCCCTAATTCAACCCGAATCCATGACCAAGGGTTTCTCAAATGCTTTTAAACCTCAACTAGAAAACCTTCAAAACTTTTATTCCATAAATCTTATATTTCTCCTTATTCAAGCATTGTCCTTACTCCAAGAACAAAATTAACCATTCAAACATGTCACTTATAaaagttttatttgttttggTCTCGATATATTCAATTCGAATATAGTCTAGTAAAAAAGGGTATTATTTGTGAAAGATGGAGAACTTTTGGTGCTATTTCCAATCATTACCCAATTTAATTCTATCTAAAATGTAATGAAGCCTAGCATCAAAGACAATTTATGATTTAAGGAAGTGGGAAATAGATAAGTTTTAAAATACTATCTTACataacttgaaaaaaaaagaacaaaaaactcttctattttcaattaaagaaaaacacTTGCCTCTTATCACACTCTTCCTTCACTCAACAACACCACCATGCTTTTGGTCTGTCCTCAAGGAACAATCCTGAAATTGCgaaaaagaaagtgaaattCAAAAGTAAGATCACAgctgaaatgaaaaaaattaatcGTAGAGATACAAATTTAAGCATCTTCTAATAGTACAAAAGCTGTGAAAGAGCTCTTTTCAACCTGTACAATAACCGATTGAATGCTGACCTTTGTACAAATGTGCATATAATGGACATCAAAATTCTACCCAAGAATGGTTTCTAGTGGCCTCGCATCGATGTCAAATGGAACAGGTTTCAAGAGGTCCCATTTTGGAGGGTCAGTCCTCTTCTCTAAAACAAATTTGTCTGCAAGATGTCGACGAGAGGTAAGGATGACATGATATGAAGTAATGCAAATGTTTTGAAGCGGTTTAAAGACTTGAGGTAAAGTGAAGAATCGTGACTTTGGAACATATAATGTATACTAGTTAAATAGGTTGTAAGTTATAAACTTTGTCAAAACCCAATACTTTAATCTCTAGTCTACAGTCCCGTGAGATTTAAACACGCATTTTCTAATTGCCCACCTAAACATGTTTGTTGCATCACATCCaaaccattgatgaaacaacaAATACTCTATCCATCCACAATCGATTCCAATAACTAACATCTGAGGTCCACAAGCTGAGGCAGTTGACTCCTCAACCTGACCTATTTCAAGATTTTGGAGTTCAGGAGCAACCGTAGCAGGTTCTTTGACAGTTCCAATTACAAGTATATGTTAGAGTGATAGGAGGAGGGGGAGAAAATGAAGATCCCGTTTATAACAATTGATAACCCTAGCAGGATTTTAGAAtgtttcccttctctttttacTTTAAATAGTATCAAAGAAACTTTTTAGTTCTTTTTGTAGGGGAGAAACTTACCTAAAGAGACTCAACAGAGTA containing:
- the LOC127151059 gene encoding uncharacterized protein LOC127151059, translated to MRWAPSVSELVWGTLHFWPNQNQTCLAPSPLELSRLGQVECVELPQYQNLCGELFTFDLTKTRPASLLEFSRLGQVECVGLPQYQSLCGELFTFGLTKTRPASPLEFSWLGRVECVGLPQYQNLCGELFTFDLTKTKPASPLELSRLGQVECVGLPQYQNLCGELFTFGLTKTRPTLPLQFSRLGQVECVGLPQYQSLCGELFTFGLTKTSPTSPLEFSRLGRVECVGLPQYQNLCGELFTFDLTKTKPASSLEFSRLGQVECVGLPQYQNLCGELFTFGLTKTRPTLPLQFSRLGQVECVGLPQYQSLCGELFTFGLIKTRPASPPCP